Proteins from one Lacrimispora sphenoides genomic window:
- a CDS encoding YmaF family protein → MAEREEDPHNHRFATVSGEAIPAGKNHFHEVKFRTDFYENHFHEFRGKTSLAIPVGGGRHVHFLESVTEVSDGHFHDFRVATLIEDPIGEEA, encoded by the coding sequence ATAGCAGAACGCGAAGAAGATCCCCATAATCATCGTTTTGCTACGGTTTCAGGTGAAGCAATTCCTGCTGGTAAGAACCACTTTCATGAAGTGAAATTTAGAACAGATTTTTATGAAAATCATTTTCATGAATTTCGTGGCAAAACATCGCTTGCAATTCCTGTTGGTGGGGGCAGACATGTTCATTTTCTGGAATCAGTAACAGAAGTAAGCGATGGTCACTTTCATGACTTTAGAGTGGCCACCTTGATTGAAGATCCTATCGGTGAAGAAGCTTAA
- a CDS encoding LysM peptidoglycan-binding domain-containing protein, whose translation MVIHVVQPGDTIKSISDYYKIPVDRLILENGITNPGNLAIGQTIVIVQPETLYTVQAGDTLESIAAQHGVTSMEILRNNPYLSDREILYVGESIVISYQTNKTRTIATSGYIFPYIDISVLKKTLPFLSYLTIYNYRATSEGEIVSSADDTELIQLAKTYGTAPMMFVSTMTGEGIISREVAFEILSNPSLQDRLIDNALQILKTKGFYGINIYTEAITYGNINIYAEFLERAAAIFHSDGFRVVITITPATNINTPNISFEKIDYSKLSKFVDGIMFSSYDWARTYSYPNAIFPVNILRELLDYMVSIMPPEKILLGVTALGYDWTLPYVPGATEATVISYDSAVLIAANNGIPIQFNEAAQSPYFYYTDSDGNLHVVWTKDARSFDARAKLVEEYNLQGLSLWTVMKFDAQMWFVINTQYYIQKF comes from the coding sequence ATGGTCATACACGTTGTCCAACCCGGTGATACCATAAAATCAATATCAGATTATTATAAAATCCCAGTAGACAGATTAATATTGGAAAACGGAATTACAAACCCTGGCAATTTAGCAATAGGCCAAACTATTGTGATTGTCCAACCGGAAACACTCTACACCGTCCAGGCCGGCGATACTTTGGAGAGTATTGCTGCGCAGCATGGTGTTACGTCAATGGAAATATTAAGAAATAATCCCTATCTTTCCGATAGAGAAATTTTGTACGTCGGCGAATCCATAGTTATAAGCTATCAAACGAATAAAACAAGAACTATTGCCACTAGCGGTTATATCTTTCCTTATATAGATATATCTGTTTTAAAGAAAACACTTCCTTTTTTATCTTATCTGACCATATATAATTATAGGGCTACAAGTGAAGGAGAAATTGTCTCCAGTGCTGACGACACTGAACTTATCCAGCTGGCTAAAACTTATGGTACTGCACCCATGATGTTTGTTTCCACTATGACGGGAGAGGGAATAATTAGCCGTGAAGTGGCCTTTGAAATTTTAAGTAATCCTTCACTGCAGGATCGCTTGATTGATAATGCTCTTCAAATACTGAAAACGAAAGGTTTTTATGGTATAAACATATATACGGAAGCCATCACCTATGGTAACATAAATATCTATGCAGAATTTTTGGAAAGGGCCGCTGCAATATTTCATTCAGACGGTTTCAGGGTAGTAATTACCATAACGCCTGCTACAAATATTAATACCCCTAACATTAGCTTTGAAAAAATCGACTATTCAAAATTATCTAAATTTGTAGATGGAATCATGTTTTCTTCTTATGATTGGGCAAGGACTTACAGCTATCCAAATGCAATTTTTCCGGTTAATATTTTAAGAGAGTTGTTAGATTACATGGTTAGTATAATGCCCCCTGAAAAAATTTTACTTGGAGTTACTGCTTTAGGATATGATTGGACACTTCCTTATGTTCCCGGCGCCACAGAAGCTACTGTAATATCATATGACAGTGCAGTACTAATTGCTGCGAATAATGGTATACCAATACAATTTAATGAAGCAGCACAGTCACCCTACTTCTACTATACGGATAGTGATGGGAATCTACATGTAGTGTGGACTAAAGATGCAAGAAGCTTTGATGCAAGGGCAAAACTGGTGGAAGAATATAATCTCCAGGGCTTATCTCTTTGGACCGTTATGAAATTTGATGCACAAATGTGGTTTGTTATTAATACTCAATACTACATCCAGAAGTTTTAA
- a CDS encoding 2-hydroxyacid dehydrogenase translates to MNIVLLESLGIPDSLLNEYAKPLTEAGHCFTSHPKDTDPEVQIQRAKLADVIMIANMPLSGQVISACENLKFIDVAFTGVDHVDLEAAKTKGIKVSNAAGYSTEAVAELTICLMLSLLRNVPQVETRCREGKTKDGLVGCEIMGKTVGIIGAGAIGTRTAELCSAFGCKVLGYKRHLTGDEPSFIEFVSLDELLSRSDIVSLHCPLNDESRHLINRDTIAKMKKGAYLINAARGPVVDSEALAEALNNGYLSGAGIDVFETEPPLDQDHPLLKSKNTIVTPHVAFASVQSMDARAKIVFDNIKNWMEGCQSNIIL, encoded by the coding sequence ATGAATATCGTATTATTAGAATCCCTGGGCATTCCGGACAGCCTTTTGAATGAATACGCAAAACCGCTGACGGAAGCCGGCCACTGCTTCACCTCTCATCCGAAGGATACGGACCCTGAAGTCCAGATCCAACGGGCAAAACTGGCAGATGTCATCATGATTGCCAACATGCCTCTTTCCGGGCAGGTAATATCTGCCTGTGAGAATTTAAAATTCATAGATGTTGCATTTACAGGGGTTGATCACGTAGACCTGGAAGCAGCAAAAACAAAAGGGATCAAAGTCAGCAATGCAGCCGGATACTCCACCGAGGCCGTTGCAGAGCTTACGATCTGCCTCATGCTCTCCCTGCTTCGCAATGTTCCCCAGGTGGAAACCCGGTGCAGAGAAGGGAAAACCAAAGATGGCCTGGTAGGCTGTGAAATCATGGGTAAAACCGTAGGGATCATAGGCGCCGGCGCTATCGGTACAAGAACTGCAGAACTCTGTTCCGCCTTTGGTTGTAAGGTTCTGGGATACAAACGGCACCTGACTGGAGACGAGCCTTCATTTATTGAATTCGTATCCCTTGACGAGTTATTATCCCGTTCTGACATTGTAAGCCTCCATTGTCCTTTAAACGATGAATCCCGCCATTTAATAAACCGGGACACCATTGCAAAAATGAAAAAGGGCGCATACTTAATCAATGCCGCAAGAGGGCCTGTAGTAGATTCTGAAGCCTTGGCTGAAGCGTTAAATAACGGTTACCTTTCCGGTGCTGGAATCGATGTCTTTGAAACTGAACCTCCCCTTGATCAGGATCATCCACTTCTTAAAAGCAAGAATACCATCGTTACCCCACACGTGGCATTTGCCTCAGTACAGTCCATGGATGCCAGGGCAAAAATTGTCTTTGACAACATCAAAAACTGGATGGAAGGCTGCCAGTCTAACATCATTCTTTAA
- a CDS encoding D-2-hydroxyacid dehydrogenase, translated as MKIVVLDGYTENPGDLSWSGFEALGELTVYDRTPVETIIERIGDAEAVIVNKTPISAEVLNACPGIRYVGVLATGYNVVDVKAAKEKGVTVTNIPAYGTASVAQFAFALLLEICHHVAHHSNAVYEGRWENNADWCFWDYPLIELSGKTAGIIGFGKIGQATGAIAKAMNMRVLAYGGQESESGRAIADYVKLDELLASSDVIFLHCPLLPETEGIINKDTIAKMKDGVILINNSRGPLIVEQDLTEALNTGKVYAAGLDVVSSEPIRGANPLLNAKNCLITPHISWAPKESRERLMNIATENLRAFLEKTPVNVVNS; from the coding sequence ATGAAAATAGTTGTGTTAGATGGGTATACGGAAAATCCGGGAGATTTAAGCTGGAGCGGCTTTGAGGCGCTAGGGGAACTGACTGTTTATGACAGGACTCCTGTAGAGACCATTATAGAACGGATCGGTGATGCAGAGGCTGTCATCGTAAACAAAACTCCCATAAGTGCTGAAGTACTGAACGCCTGTCCTGGCATTCGCTATGTGGGGGTCCTGGCAACCGGATATAATGTTGTAGACGTGAAAGCAGCGAAGGAAAAGGGAGTAACGGTTACCAACATCCCGGCTTACGGTACGGCATCAGTGGCACAGTTTGCATTTGCACTGCTCCTTGAGATCTGCCATCATGTGGCTCATCACAGCAATGCAGTGTATGAGGGGCGCTGGGAAAATAATGCGGACTGGTGCTTCTGGGATTATCCTCTCATTGAGTTGTCAGGCAAGACGGCGGGGATCATTGGTTTTGGAAAAATCGGACAGGCAACTGGTGCCATTGCCAAGGCTATGAATATGAGGGTTTTGGCCTATGGCGGTCAAGAATCAGAGTCAGGACGGGCCATTGCCGACTATGTAAAACTGGATGAACTGCTTGCTTCATCCGATGTGATTTTTCTTCACTGCCCATTGCTTCCGGAAACGGAGGGCATCATTAATAAAGATACCATTGCTAAAATGAAAGATGGAGTTATCCTTATTAATAACAGCCGCGGCCCCCTGATCGTCGAGCAAGACCTTACGGAGGCATTAAATACCGGTAAGGTCTATGCCGCAGGATTGGACGTGGTTTCTTCCGAGCCGATCAGGGGCGCCAATCCCTTACTGAATGCTAAAAACTGTCTGATCACCCCACATATCAGCTGGGCACCGAAAGAGAGCCGTGAGCGGTTGATGAACATAGCAACCGAAAATCTGCGTGCTTTTCTAGAAAAGACACCGGTGAATGTGGTGAATTCCTGA
- a CDS encoding aldo/keto reductase has product MYYKQYGNTDMKVSAIGMGCMRYDSDDVKSGNFEKCAEVALYAHEKGINYFDTAPFYCDDKSEIITGMALSQLPRDSYYISSKTNLGTVGGSYTEADFRRRLETTLSRLKVDYLDFYHLWCVLNLDSFSNQVEILYSFFEKAKSEGLIRNIVFSSHMQGNELETAVASNLFKGMLIGYNALNYRFRQTGIKAAYDNGMGVVVMNPLGGGLIPGNPDTFRYLTEGTDLTVAQSALNFVASHKEITITLAGCTTKEHVDDAVKAVENLAERPAAEIYEEYENKGMISNDLCTGCAYCKHCPKDIDIPKFMDAYNMKLLGNDMYDRLKGHWQISKDSAGDCIKCGKCEKLCTQHLPIINRLAEIAG; this is encoded by the coding sequence ATGTATTACAAACAGTATGGAAACACCGATATGAAAGTCTCCGCCATCGGCATGGGCTGTATGCGGTATGACTCCGATGATGTCAAATCAGGTAATTTTGAAAAATGCGCGGAAGTTGCGTTGTATGCCCATGAAAAAGGCATCAACTACTTTGACACTGCTCCTTTTTACTGTGACGATAAGAGCGAGATCATCACAGGTATGGCCTTATCACAGCTGCCCAGAGACAGCTACTATATTTCTTCAAAGACCAACTTAGGCACCGTAGGCGGCAGCTACACAGAAGCAGATTTCCGAAGGAGACTGGAAACCACATTAAGCCGGTTAAAGGTGGATTATCTTGATTTTTATCATCTGTGGTGCGTATTGAATCTGGATTCTTTTTCCAATCAGGTGGAAATCCTTTATTCATTCTTTGAGAAAGCCAAATCAGAAGGACTGATCCGCAATATCGTGTTTTCATCCCATATGCAGGGCAACGAGCTCGAAACTGCCGTAGCTTCCAATCTATTTAAGGGAATGCTCATTGGATACAATGCACTCAACTACCGTTTCCGCCAGACCGGCATTAAAGCCGCCTATGACAATGGTATGGGCGTCGTAGTCATGAATCCCTTAGGAGGCGGTCTTATACCGGGAAATCCAGATACATTCCGCTATCTGACAGAAGGAACAGACCTTACCGTGGCACAGTCAGCCTTAAACTTTGTGGCATCCCACAAAGAGATTACAATCACTCTCGCAGGCTGTACCACAAAGGAACATGTCGATGATGCCGTGAAAGCCGTGGAAAACTTAGCCGAGCGCCCCGCTGCTGAAATCTATGAAGAATATGAAAATAAGGGCATGATCAGCAACGACCTCTGCACCGGCTGCGCTTACTGCAAGCATTGTCCAAAAGATATCGATATCCCCAAATTCATGGATGCCTACAACATGAAGCTGCTGGGAAATGATATGTATGATCGCCTGAAAGGCCATTGGCAGATATCAAAAGACTCTGCCGGAGACTGTATCAAATGCGGCAAATGCGAGAAGCTGTGCACACAGCATCTGCCCATAATAAATAGACTGGCTGAGATAGCAGGATAA
- a CDS encoding NAD-dependent epimerase/dehydratase family protein codes for MKKKALIIGGSGGLSGRLAALAKDEYEVWAVTRGQRPLGDGIHLLKADRNDTENFRKTILEADTNWDIVFDCICMNERHALQDLDVLPGITKRLVVISTDSVYDPLRKDTPQNEDGYFVEEEGEPEALTYAGNKRRMEHIFINNFSTSLVVTLFRPGHIYGPGFLIGCYPEHSRQKELPQLILDREPISLVGGGIYLTQPIFVDDLANSMLDCAERQGAFNRIFCIGGPKAVENRRYYEIIGQLLDRDLTIKEIPLTGYLEDHPEYSGHLCHRIYDLSALREAGVRLPDTPLETGLNLHLKSLGYL; via the coding sequence ATGAAGAAGAAAGCACTGATTATCGGAGGAAGCGGAGGCCTAAGCGGCCGTCTGGCTGCACTTGCAAAAGATGAATATGAAGTTTGGGCGGTTACCAGAGGACAACGGCCCTTAGGGGACGGGATCCATCTTTTAAAAGCCGACCGAAACGATACTGAAAATTTCCGGAAAACGATTTTAGAAGCGGATACAAACTGGGATATCGTCTTTGACTGCATTTGCATGAATGAAAGACACGCCTTACAGGATTTAGATGTATTACCCGGGATAACGAAACGTCTGGTCGTGATTTCCACGGATTCCGTGTATGATCCCTTAAGAAAAGACACGCCGCAGAACGAAGACGGATATTTCGTCGAGGAAGAAGGCGAACCCGAAGCACTCACCTATGCAGGCAACAAACGCCGTATGGAACATATCTTTATCAACAACTTCAGCACCTCCTTAGTGGTTACATTATTCCGCCCCGGGCATATCTACGGACCTGGTTTTCTCATAGGGTGTTACCCGGAGCATAGCAGGCAGAAGGAATTGCCCCAGCTCATCCTGGACCGGGAGCCCATATCTCTTGTTGGCGGCGGAATCTATCTCACGCAACCAATATTTGTGGACGATCTGGCAAACTCCATGCTCGACTGTGCAGAAAGGCAAGGCGCTTTTAACCGTATTTTCTGTATCGGGGGACCAAAAGCAGTGGAAAACCGCAGATATTACGAGATCATTGGACAGCTGCTTGACAGGGACTTGACTATAAAGGAGATCCCCCTGACTGGATACCTTGAAGATCACCCGGAGTACAGCGGCCATCTGTGCCATCGGATCTATGATCTGTCTGCCCTGCGGGAAGCGGGTGTACGGCTGCCCGATACACCCCTAGAGACAGGATTAAACTTACACTTAAAATCACTCGGTTATCTTTAA
- a CDS encoding AraC family transcriptional regulator has protein sequence MEVNFDNMIPDLHYYIHRKCTASWKIDPDYISFIDITYVIAGKARYFIDGTEYIVRKGDLICIPKGTHRAAVSVPEDLMECYSTNLFLTDQKGNDITLPIDLISHIGNVPQLISCFHEIHEEWLKREFGYKLKVRASMCLILYHILDLLINENRISSKDIRIINSIRYMSTHFAEDVSIDTMASLFHIHPVYYGNLFKKALGMTFKQYLISLRLNHAENILRSGEANVGDAALQSGFSDIYYFSKLFKEKKGIPPSKLLPPERKKHIEIFK, from the coding sequence ATGGAAGTGAATTTTGATAACATGATTCCCGATCTGCACTACTACATTCACAGAAAATGTACTGCGAGTTGGAAGATCGATCCGGATTACATATCTTTCATCGACATCACATATGTCATAGCGGGAAAAGCCAGATATTTCATAGACGGGACAGAATATATCGTCCGGAAAGGTGATCTGATCTGCATACCCAAGGGCACCCACAGAGCAGCGGTCAGTGTACCGGAGGATCTGATGGAATGTTACTCCACAAACCTCTTTCTCACAGATCAAAAAGGCAACGATATCACCCTGCCCATTGACCTCATCAGCCATATAGGCAATGTTCCCCAGCTCATATCATGCTTTCATGAGATCCATGAAGAATGGCTGAAGCGTGAGTTCGGCTACAAATTAAAGGTGCGGGCCAGCATGTGTCTGATTCTATACCATATACTGGATCTCCTTATCAATGAAAACCGGATCAGCAGTAAGGACATCCGCATCATCAACAGCATCCGCTATATGAGCACTCATTTTGCAGAAGATGTAAGCATCGATACCATGGCCAGTCTGTTTCATATTCATCCGGTGTACTACGGAAATCTGTTTAAAAAAGCGCTGGGCATGACATTCAAACAGTACCTGATCTCTCTGCGGCTGAACCATGCGGAAAACATACTGAGGAGTGGTGAGGCCAACGTAGGCGATGCAGCTCTGCAAAGCGGATTTTCCGATATTTATTATTTCTCAAAACTATTTAAAGAAAAAAAGGGAATCCCGCCTTCAAAACTGCTCCCGCCGGAGAGGAAGAAACATATAGAGATATTCAAATAA
- a CDS encoding Gfo/Idh/MocA family protein gives MVGIIGTGVIAETHLKAYLALSDRCQVAALCDIFPEKAQSLKEKYGLDAAEVYGDYNEMLKRTDIDLVSVCTPPFTHLPVSIACMRAGKHVLVEKPMALSLAECDEMIEVQKETGAYLGVVCQNRFTKDNQILKTLIESKVAGRVLFGQVESFWYRGHSYYDLWWRGTWEKEGGGCIINHGVHQIDLLNWIMGPPETVTAVLTNVAHDNAETEDLSAAILTYKSGAVVTFAVNLVTHGQYQRLAFQCEKAGISSPYQITSSRSTDTGFPVDDPDAAAELEKVREAIPESDRTKHEAQIERAIRFIEKGENHPEDSADGRLALEVITAIYESGFTKSTVRLPLDRDSLLYKKNGIIENGKNFLAAKQNAGSGNQEELN, from the coding sequence ATGGTAGGTATCATCGGAACGGGCGTTATTGCAGAAACTCATCTTAAGGCATACCTTGCACTTTCGGACAGATGTCAAGTGGCTGCGCTTTGTGATATCTTTCCCGAGAAAGCGCAAAGTCTGAAAGAGAAGTATGGTCTGGATGCAGCGGAGGTCTATGGGGATTATAACGAGATGCTTAAAAGAACGGATATCGATCTTGTAAGTGTGTGCACCCCGCCGTTCACCCATTTGCCTGTTTCTATAGCATGTATGCGGGCAGGGAAGCATGTACTGGTGGAAAAGCCCATGGCCTTATCACTGGCGGAATGCGACGAAATGATAGAGGTCCAAAAGGAGACTGGCGCTTATCTGGGAGTCGTATGCCAGAACCGTTTCACGAAAGATAATCAGATATTAAAGACACTGATAGAGAGTAAAGTTGCAGGCAGAGTGCTCTTTGGCCAGGTGGAGTCATTCTGGTACCGCGGTCACAGTTATTATGATCTTTGGTGGAGAGGCACCTGGGAGAAGGAAGGCGGGGGCTGTATCATTAATCACGGCGTACACCAGATAGACTTACTTAACTGGATCATGGGCCCTCCTGAGACTGTAACGGCTGTTCTGACAAATGTTGCACATGATAATGCTGAGACAGAAGATCTGTCAGCTGCAATACTCACCTATAAAAGCGGAGCAGTAGTGACCTTTGCAGTAAACCTGGTGACACATGGCCAGTATCAAAGACTTGCCTTCCAGTGTGAAAAAGCGGGTATCTCATCCCCCTATCAGATCACGAGCAGCCGTTCTACTGACACAGGATTCCCCGTAGACGACCCGGATGCAGCAGCAGAGCTTGAGAAAGTACGGGAAGCAATTCCAGAGTCGGATAGAACGAAGCATGAGGCACAGATAGAGCGGGCGATCCGCTTTATAGAAAAAGGTGAGAACCATCCGGAAGACAGTGCAGATGGCCGCCTGGCTCTTGAAGTTATTACGGCGATCTATGAATCCGGATTTACGAAATCGACGGTCCGTTTGCCTCTGGACAGGGACAGTCTTTTGTATAAGAAAAACGGAATAATTGAAAACGGAAAGAATTTCCTTGCAGCGAAACAGAACGCTGGCAGCGGAAATCAGGAGGAACTGAATTGA
- a CDS encoding alpha-glucuronidase: protein MITKTRDLCWLNKKVHQPDISGYHIKDKKDSIVLKTIERELPLLFEGAEPSDEPGSSLVLSLAGDDGNDGYEIGKTETGYEITASTETGLLYGVFSLHRILITKGTLPFKNRPDQSIRMINHWDNFDGSIERGYAGESIYYDSNNFRGDMEIVRSYARLLASTGINAISINNVNVHKKETFFIKDENLKEIRKIADVFGEYGIRTFLAINFAAPIVVGGLDTADPLVPEVAAWWEKVAAEIYKEIPRFGGFIVKADSEGEPGPFTYNRTHEDGANMLARAIKPLGGIIIWRCFVYNCGQDWRDRTLDRAMAAYDIFMEHDGKFEDNVILQIKNGPIDFQIREPNSPLFGALKKTNQILEFQITQEYTGHQVDICYLIPMWKETLDFDTRYGKDAYIRNEIKRNSPDPKLSGIAAVGSVGMDTNWTGNKLAQANLYGYGRLVWDNSLSSEAIAGEWVNLTFDLPRDEAVKIMEILTTSRDVYEDYTCPLAVGFMCKPTIHYGVDIDGYEYDRWGTYHYADRNGVGRERSVANGTGYTRQYSDDRFREYEDLSTCPDELLLFFHHVPYTHILRSGKTVIQHIYDTHFAGVEKVEQYEEVWESLEPLLDEECYRNVRERLKKQKENAINWRDQINTYFYRKSGIPDAHGRMIYD, encoded by the coding sequence TTGATTACAAAAACAAGGGATCTGTGCTGGCTGAATAAGAAAGTACATCAGCCGGATATATCCGGTTATCATATCAAAGATAAAAAAGACAGCATTGTATTGAAAACAATAGAAAGAGAGCTGCCACTGCTGTTTGAAGGTGCAGAACCATCGGATGAACCGGGATCCTCTTTGGTGTTATCACTTGCAGGTGATGACGGCAATGATGGATATGAGATAGGAAAGACAGAGACAGGCTACGAAATAACAGCATCTACGGAGACAGGTCTTCTTTATGGAGTATTCAGTCTGCACCGTATTCTGATCACAAAAGGTACGCTTCCCTTTAAGAACAGACCGGATCAGAGCATACGCATGATAAACCACTGGGACAATTTCGACGGTTCCATTGAGCGCGGTTATGCGGGAGAGTCAATTTATTATGATAGTAACAATTTTAGAGGAGATATGGAGATCGTCCGCTCTTATGCAAGATTGCTTGCAAGTACAGGGATCAATGCCATTTCAATCAACAATGTAAATGTACATAAAAAAGAGACCTTCTTCATAAAAGACGAAAATCTGAAAGAAATCAGAAAGATCGCTGATGTGTTTGGCGAATACGGTATCAGAACTTTTCTTGCCATCAACTTTGCAGCTCCCATCGTGGTAGGCGGGCTTGACACAGCGGATCCTCTTGTACCGGAAGTTGCTGCATGGTGGGAGAAAGTGGCTGCTGAAATATACAAAGAGATTCCCCGGTTTGGCGGTTTCATCGTGAAAGCGGATTCAGAGGGGGAGCCTGGTCCATTTACCTATAACAGGACCCACGAAGATGGTGCGAATATGCTGGCACGGGCGATAAAACCCCTAGGAGGCATCATTATCTGGAGGTGTTTTGTATACAACTGTGGGCAGGATTGGAGAGACAGAACCCTTGACCGCGCCATGGCTGCCTATGATATATTTATGGAGCACGACGGAAAGTTCGAGGACAATGTTATCCTTCAGATTAAAAATGGTCCCATAGATTTTCAGATCAGAGAGCCTAATTCTCCATTATTTGGGGCACTTAAAAAGACAAATCAAATACTGGAATTCCAGATCACCCAGGAATACACAGGGCATCAGGTTGATATTTGTTATCTGATCCCTATGTGGAAGGAAACTTTGGATTTTGACACCCGCTACGGGAAAGATGCTTATATCAGGAATGAGATCAAAAGGAACTCCCCGGATCCCAAACTGTCAGGAATAGCGGCGGTTGGAAGTGTAGGAATGGACACAAACTGGACAGGCAACAAGCTCGCTCAGGCAAATCTCTATGGATACGGCAGGCTTGTATGGGACAATTCACTCAGTTCTGAAGCCATAGCCGGAGAATGGGTAAATTTAACCTTTGATCTTCCGCGGGACGAGGCCGTAAAGATCATGGAGATCCTTACCACCTCCAGAGATGTATATGAAGACTATACCTGTCCTCTGGCAGTTGGATTTATGTGCAAACCGACGATCCACTACGGAGTGGACATAGACGGATACGAATATGACAGATGGGGGACCTATCATTATGCGGACCGCAACGGCGTAGGAAGAGAACGTTCGGTCGCAAACGGTACCGGATATACAAGGCAGTACTCCGATGACAGATTCAGAGAATATGAAGATTTATCTACCTGTCCGGATGAGCTTTTGCTGTTTTTCCATCATGTGCCGTATACCCATATCCTTCGCTCAGGAAAGACTGTTATACAGCATATATATGACACACATTTTGCGGGAGTGGAGAAAGTAGAGCAGTACGAGGAAGTTTGGGAGAGTCTGGAACCGCTTTTAGATGAAGAATGCTATAGGAATGTGAGAGAACGTCTTAAGAAACAAAAAGAAAATGCAATCAATTGGCGGGATCAGATCAATACCTATTTCTACCGTAAGTCAGGAATTCCTGATGCCCATGGCAGAATGATCTATGATTAA
- a CDS encoding ABC transporter substrate-binding protein: MKKWKKSSALLAAVLTATVSFTGCGSNGGNTAPATTVASGNGGEAKSDAAPAGELAKLSFSWWGNDDRHQATQEAIDAFNAAHAGAIEVTGEPSGFGNLEETFATRYAGGTEADIMTVNYPWLIKYSPDGTGFYDLDKVADIIDFSQYDAGFLETGKTGGVMQAIPYGQNTLGVYLNKSAFERAGINEIPSTFEAYKEAAKAITEQNPNAYLIVSPTFRFAAVYYLQQKTGKGEFDENLNMNYTVEDYKEAMTWYKELADLHVFCSRQDYLENVGNDPVSIAQNAKFIDGGYLGVLEWTGGIASNAQTLADKGDELIVAPLPTIDGAVFKGTMAKPSLTFAISKNSKHPKEAAEFLQYILNDPEGTKLMGSKRGMVASKSAKATLEADGQITGAVKQAYDFTDEAEVINNSPIFEDAVFTSSYESNYEKYELGASTVDEAAQAFYDEASAQVAKLKAEYGK; this comes from the coding sequence ATGAAAAAATGGAAGAAAAGTTCAGCCTTACTTGCAGCAGTTTTAACGGCAACAGTCAGCTTCACCGGATGTGGAAGCAACGGAGGAAACACTGCACCGGCTACTACGGTAGCATCAGGCAACGGCGGAGAGGCTAAATCAGATGCGGCACCGGCTGGTGAACTGGCCAAGTTAAGCTTTTCCTGGTGGGGCAATGATGACCGCCATCAGGCGACTCAGGAAGCCATTGATGCATTCAACGCAGCTCATGCAGGCGCAATCGAAGTGACAGGCGAGCCTTCCGGCTTCGGTAACCTGGAAGAGACTTTTGCTACCCGTTATGCGGGCGGTACGGAAGCTGATATCATGACTGTCAACTATCCGTGGCTTATCAAATACAGTCCGGACGGTACCGGTTTCTATGATTTAGACAAGGTTGCGGATATCATTGACTTTTCACAGTATGATGCAGGATTTTTAGAGACAGGAAAGACCGGCGGTGTGATGCAGGCCATTCCTTACGGACAAAATACTCTGGGCGTTTATTTGAACAAATCCGCATTTGAGAGAGCCGGTATCAATGAAATTCCGTCTACATTCGAAGCGTACAAGGAAGCTGCTAAAGCTATTACGGAACAGAATCCAAACGCTTATCTGATCGTAAGCCCGACATTCCGTTTTGCAGCCGTTTATTATCTGCAGCAGAAGACCGGTAAGGGTGAATTCGATGAAAATCTGAATATGAATTATACGGTAGAGGACTACAAGGAAGCTATGACCTGGTATAAGGAACTGGCAGATCTTCATGTATTCTGTTCCAGACAGGATTACCTTGAAAATGTAGGAAATGACCCTGTATCCATTGCCCAGAATGCAAAATTTATTGACGGCGGATATTTGGGAGTACTTGAGTGGACAGGTGGAATCGCTTCCAATGCACAGACACTTGCAGATAAAGGAGACGAGCTTATTGTAGCACCCCTTCCAACGATTGACGGAGCGGTATTTAAAGGTACCATGGCAAAACCGTCACTGACATTTGCTATCTCAAAGAACTCCAAGCACCCAAAAGAAGCGGCAGAATTCCTGCAGTATATTTTAAATGATCCGGAAGGCACCAAGCTTATGGGTTCAAAGAGAGGTATGGTGGCATCAAAATCTGCAAAAGCCACACTTGAAGCTGACGGTCAGATCACGGGAGCCGTAAAGCAGGCTTATGACTTTACAGATGAAGCAGAAGTTATCAATAACTCCCCTATCTTTGAAGATGCCGTATTTACAAGTTCTTATGAAAGCAATTATGAGAAATATGAATTGGGTGCAAGTACCGTAGATGAAGCGGCTCAGGCATTCTATGATGAAGCATCCGCTCAGGTTGCAAAGCTGAAAGCAGAATATGGGAAATAA